The nucleotide sequence GGACTACGGCTTCTTCCAGCTTCTCAACCACGGCGTGCCCCCCGACGCCATGCTGTACGCCGCTCGCCGCTTCTTCTTCGACCTTCCCCTGCCCGCCCGTAAGCGCTACATGTCCGCCGacatccgcgccgccgtccgctaCGGCACCAGCTTCAACCAGCTCAACGACGCCGTCCTCTCCTGGCGCGACTTCCTCAAGCTACTCATCCGCGAcacgcgccgcctcgccgacgTCCTCCCCTCCTGGCCCGACGCCCCCGACGACCTcaggccggccgccgcggcgtacGCCACGGCGTGCCAGAGGCTGTTCCGGGAGCTCATGGAGGCGGCGCTGGATGCGCTGGGCATCGTGCGGTGCCGCCGCCAGCTGCTGGAGGAGTGCGACGCCGGGTCGCAGATGATGATGGTCAACTGCTTCCCGGCGTGCCCGGAGCCGGAGCTGACGCTGGGCATGCCGCCGCACTCCGACTACGGCCTGCTAACCATCCTCCTGCAGGACGAGGTGAGAGGGCTGGAGGTGagctacggcgacggcggcgggtgggcggTGGTGGAGCCGCTTCCCGGCGCGGTGGTGGTGAACGTGGGCGACCACCTGGAGATACTGAGCAACGGGCTGTACCGGAGCGTGCTGCACCGTGTGCGCGTGAACGGTCGGCGGGCGCGCGTGTCGGTGGCGTCGCTGCACAGCCTGGCGGCGGAGCGTGTGAtcgggccggcggcggagctggtGGACGAGCAGCGGGGCAGGCCGCGGCGGTACATGGACACCGACATGGCCGCGTTCCTTGCCTACCTCGCCTCCGCAGAGGGCAACCACAAGTCCTTCCTCCACTCCCGCAGGATCAACACCATTTCTTCTTCCGGACTGACCCAACCCAGCAACTAAATTAATTAGCTGGACGTACGGACTCTCTATCTAATTACTAGTCGCCAAATTAAGAGTACGTCGTCCCTTCTAGCTAGTTCCTATACAAACATATCCACCCTGGTTGCAACTGTAGTGTTAAGCTAGCACGGAATCCATCACTGTACAAGCATGTGTGTACGTGCAgtgatttaattaattaatttgctgaAAAATAATCCAAATTATATATTGTTAGGACGGTAATTAAGCAGCAAACAGGTACTAGTACTGACTGGACATCACAATCACATTAGCTAGCAAGGGAGATTACAGACTGATCTACTAGTAGCTCTGTACAGAGGCTACAACTAAAGCTTCAAATCCCCTGCACTTAATCGATCCTACGTACATACTCTGTTGAGCTAAGCAAACTGAAGCAATTAAAAGAAGGGAAACAGAGACTAGCTAGCTTAGGAAAGGTAGTTAGAGATGGCCTTGGTGCCCTCGGAGATGGCGTGGTTGGCGAGGTCGgcggggaggacgaggcggaCGGCGGACTGAACCTCACGGGAGGTGAGGGTGAGGCGGCCGGAGAGCTTGGAGAGGCGAGAGGCCTCGTCGGCGAGGCGCTCGAACATGTCGGCCATCATCATGTCGAGGACGTCCATGGTTTGGGCGGAGGCGCCCAAGTCAGGGTGCACCTGCTTCAGCACGCGCCACACGTACCTCTTGTACCCGCCATACTCCAATgcaccgcctctcctcctcctactcctTTTTCTTCCATGCCCCGcgcgcttcttcttcttcgctgccgccgccttggGCTCGTTGGGGTCCTGCGTC is from Oryza sativa Japonica Group chromosome 9, ASM3414082v1 and encodes:
- the LOC4347916 gene encoding probable 2-oxoglutarate-dependent dioxygenase SLC2 — its product is MAILERAEEANIGEGSGSSEWELGVRQLCDSGITTLPARYVLPPADRPARYVTPPALLPVVDLAALRARDPCQLAALHAACRDYGFFQLLNHGVPPDAMLYAARRFFFDLPLPARKRYMSADIRAAVRYGTSFNQLNDAVLSWRDFLKLLIRDTRRLADVLPSWPDAPDDLRPAAAAYATACQRLFRELMEAALDALGIVRCRRQLLEECDAGSQMMMVNCFPACPEPELTLGMPPHSDYGLLTILLQDEVRGLEVSYGDGGGWAVVEPLPGAVVVNVGDHLEILSNGLYRSVLHRVRVNGRRARVSVASLHSLAAERVIGPAAELVDEQRGRPRRYMDTDMAAFLAYLASAEGNHKSFLHSRRINTISSSGLTQPSN
- the LOC9268195 gene encoding uncharacterized protein encodes the protein MAPKQKEAANKKKKKKEVAVLVKTKTKVVQLTTTTAELELEPTVTVQVDDNKTGAAADETPPVVPLQSQETQDPNEPKAAAAKKKKRAGHGRKRSRRRRGGALEYGGYKRYVWRVLKQVHPDLGASAQTMDVLDMMMADMFERLADEASRLSKLSGRLTLTSREVQSAVRLVLPADLANHAISEGTKAISNYLS